A window of Chaetodon auriga isolate fChaAug3 chromosome 2, fChaAug3.hap1, whole genome shotgun sequence contains these coding sequences:
- the eevs gene encoding 2-epi-5-epi-valiolone synthase: MGKVHLDDNETKEKKTEFSLVRVKGTWKRKLTNKVKKDTGDCVSPAKIYESITEQGTSWTVVSPIVFTYKVMETQDLLDPMNDTLLLGHITDQQQLEDVKKSNKPIKRFVVVDQEVYKIYAPRLTEYMEANNVVYKILALPTTEENKSMEMALKILEEVNKFSLDRRTEPIIAIGGGVCMDIVGLAASLYRRRTPYIRVPTTLLSYIDASVGAKTGVNFANCKNKLGAYIPPTAAFLDLSFIQTVPRRHISNGLAEMLKMALMKHRGLFELLEDHGRMLLDTKFQADNSVFGHSSSQAASQATRIAITTMLEELAPNLWEDDLNRLVDFGHLISPALEMKVLPSLLHGEAVNIDMAYMVYVSKESGLLTEEEKQRIINCMVGLELPVWHGACTMELIQRSLQDRLKHSGGLVRMPLPVGLGQADIFNTTSCEILQTAYEKWCDELSISSDSNCGH, from the exons ATGGGAAAGGTTCATCTGGATGATAAtgaaaccaaagaaaagaaaactgagtTTAGCTTAGTACGGGTCAAAGGTACCTGGAAGCGCAAACTCACAAATAAGGTCAAAAAGGACACAGGTGACTGTGTCTCTCCTGCAAAAAT CTATGAGAGCATCACAGAACAGGGGACCAGTTGGACAGTGGTCAGCCCCATCGTCTTTACTTACAAGGTAATGGAGACTCAGGACTTGCTGGACCCAATGAACGACACACTCCTGCTAGGCCACATCACTGAccaacagcagctggaggatgtTAAAAAATCAAACAAGCCAATCAAACGCTTTGTGGTCGTTGACCAAGAAGTCTACAAAATCTATGCTCCAAGGTTAACTGAATATATGGAGGCCAACAATGTTGTGTACAAGATCTTAGCTCTACCCACCACTGAGGAGAACAAATCCATGGAAATGGCCTTGAAGATCCTAGAGGAGGTCAACAAATTCTCCCTCGACCGCCGCACAGAGCCAATCATTGCCATTGGTGGAGGGGTGTGCATGGACATAGTGGGCCTAGCTGCCTCACTCTACAGAAGACGCACCCCTTACATCAGGGTCCCAACCACACTGCTCTCCTACATCGATGCCAGTGTGGGGGCAAAGACAGGGGTTAACTTTGCAAACTGCAAGAACAAGTTGGGTGCCTACATTCCACCCACAGCTGCCTTCCTTGACCTGTCCTTCATACAAACTGTTCCTCGACGACACATCTCTAATGGGCTGGCAGAGATGTTAAAG atgGCTTTGATGAAACACAGAGGCCTCTTTGAGCTTCTTGAGGATCACGGCCGCATGCTGTTGGACACGAAATTCCAGGCTGATAATAGTGTATTTGGGCACAGCAGCTCACAGGCTGCATCACAAGCAACTCGCATTGCCATCACAACCATGCTGGAGGAGCTTGCCCCAAACCTTTGGGAGGATGACCTAAACAGACTTGTGGACTTTGGCCACCTTATCAGCCCAGCATtagagatg AAAGTTCTCCCATCTCTGCTGCATGGTGAGGCAGTGAACATTGATATGGCTTACATGGTTTACGTGTCCAAAGAGAGTGGTCTattgacagaagaagaaaagcaaaggatCATCAACTGCATGGTAGGCCTAGAGCTGCCTGTGTGGCATGGGGCGTGTACCATGGAGCTCATACAGAGGTCTCTGCAGGACAGGCTGAAGCATTCTGGAGGCCTAGTTAGAATGCCTCTGCCTGTTGGTCTTGGGCAAGCAG acatttttaacaccacATCTTGTGAGATCCTACAGACAGCTTACGAAAAATGGTGTGATGAGCTGAGCATCTCCTCTGACAGCAACTGTGGCCATTAa
- the LOC143332397 gene encoding uncharacterized protein LOC143332397 yields the protein MPAEKVPDTPVEILVDLLSKAKEIAAASSNAPEELTIYLQKAVDIARGLDVYLEEMTSQESEPLAELYKKTVSHDWDQVHKEGKTMFRLPKECITGHVEGQTLKMLIHMSQAKRVLEIGMFTGYGALSMAEGLPEDGCLIACELEPYLKDFAQPIFDKSPHGKKITVKTGSAMDTLRELADAGEQFDMVFIDADKHNYINYYNFILDNNLLRLQGVICVDNSLFKAKVYLKDTTDNNGLALREFNQFVCNDPRVEQVIIPLRDGISLIRRVSVASECSVTQSKITDDEVFRGVKGRPILERMRLDGKVAYVTGAGQGIGRAFAHALGEAGAKVAVVDLDQDRAETVAKELFLKGINAISITADISKSDDVQRMIDSIVSKWGEIHIACNNAGINMNSASEDTSLEEWDQTFNVNLRGTFMCCQAAGRVMLKQGYGKIINTASMASLIVPHPQKQLSYNTSKAGVVKLTQTLSTEWIDRGVRVNCISPGIVDTPLIHSESLRPLVQRWLSDIPAGRLAQVTDLQAAVVYLASDASDYMTGHNLVIEGGQSLW from the exons ATGCCAGCCGAAAAAG TTCCCGACACCCCAGTGGAAATCCTGGTGGATCTCCTATCAAAAGCTAAGGAGATAGCTGCAGCAAGTAGTAATGCGCCAGAAGAATTGACAATTTACTTGCAGAAGGCTGTGGACATAGCCCGCGGCCTGGACGTCTACCTGGAGGAAATGACCTCACAGGAAAGTGAACCTCTGGCAGAGCTTTATAA AAAAACGGTTTCCCATGACTGGGATCAAGTGCACAAGGAGGGCAAAACCATGTTCCGGCTTCCCAAGGAGTGCATCACTGGCCATGTTGAAG GCCAGACCCTGAAGATGCTGATCCACATGAGTCAAGCTAAGAGGGTCCTAGAGATTGGGATGTTTACTGGCTATGGTGCACTGTCCATGGCTGAAGGGCTTCCTGAGGATGGCTGCTTAATTGCTTGTGAGTTAGAGCCATACCTCAAAGACTTCGCCCAGCCCATTTTTGACAAGTCCCCACATGGGAAGAAGATAACTGTCAAGACTGGATCTGCCATGGACACCCTGAGG GAATTAGCTGATGCTGGTGAGCAGTTTGACATGGTCTTCATTGATGCAGACAAGCATAATTACATCAACTACTACAACTTTATTCTGGACAATAATCTCCTGAGATTGCAAGGGGTCATATGTGTAGATAACTCACTCTTCAAAGCCAAGGTTTATCTCAAAGACACCACAGATAACAATGGACTGGCGCTCAGAGAGTTCAACCAGTTTGTTTGCAATGATCCACGCGTGGAGCAG GTCATTATCCCTCTTAGAGATGGCATCAGTCTTATCCGCCGGGTATCTGTGGCCTCTGAGTGTTCAGTGACACAG AGTAAAATAACAGATGATGAAGTTTTCCGTGGGGTCAAGGGGCGCCCCATCCTCGAGCGGATGCGTCTTGATGGAAAGGTGGCCTATGTGACGGGTGCTGGGCAGGGCATTGGCCGAGCATTTGCTCATGCCCTGGGTGAGGCCGGTGCAAAGGTGGCCGTGGTAGACCTGGACCAAGATAGAGCTGAGACAGTGGCTAAAGAGCTCTTCCTTAAAG GTATCAATGCTATATCGATCACAGCTGACATAAGCAAGTCAGATGATGTCCAGAGGATGATTGACAGCATTGTCTCCAAATGGGGGGAGATCCACATCGCCTGTAATAATGCCGGCATCAACATGAACTCAGCCAGTGAAGACACCAGTCTGGAGGAGTGGGACCAAACCTTTAACGTCAACCTGAGGGGGACTTTCATGTGCTGTCAG GCGGCAGGTCGAGTGATGTTGAAGCAAGGATACGGCAAGATTATCAACACAGCCTCCATGGCCAGTCTAATAG TCCCTCATCCCCAGAAGCAGCTTTCATACAACACGTCCAAGGCAGGAGTGGTCAAACTGACTCAGACTCTGAGCACTGAATGGATTGACAGAGGAGTGCGTGTCAACTGCATCTCACC gGGGATTGTTGACACCCCTCTCATCCACTCGGAGAGTCTGAGGCCCCTGGTGCAGCGCTGGCTGTCAGATATCCCTGCTGGTAGACTGGCTCAAGTGACAGACCTGCAAGCTGCAGTGGTCTACTTGGCATCTGACGCCTCCGACTACATGACAGGGCATAACTTAGTCATAGAGGGTGGGCAAAGTCTGTGGTAG